A genome region from Tenebrio molitor chromosome 4, icTenMoli1.1, whole genome shotgun sequence includes the following:
- the LOC138129521 gene encoding uncharacterized protein isoform X2: protein MTKFLIFAILVAIVISCADAAIQCYKCTTTKPPLFSNETTRLCSEFDYSDKFVVDCPYSTFCMKRYFTAKIPGLINATERDCAHQKFETQNFKNGKWQPEVIIEEPYHEGCSLVNDKGVRTSTTTECYCKSYLCNDSNISRSQVALTAVILSIIYFS, encoded by the exons ATGACCAAGTTTCTTATATTTGCGATCCTCGTTGCGATAG TCATCTCATGCGCTGACGCGGCCATCCAGTGCTACAAGTGCACCACCACCAAACCTCCGCTCTTCAGCAACGAAACCACCCGTCTGTGTTCCGAATTCGACTACTCCGACAAATTCGTCGTCGACTGTCCTTACTCGACGTTCTGCATGAAGCGCTACTTCACAGCGAAAATTCCGGGATTGATAAACGCGACCGAGAGGGACTGCGCCCACCAAAAGTTCGAAACGCAGAATTTCAAGAACGGGAAGTGGCAACCGGAAGTCATAATCGAAGAGCCCTACCACGAGGGGTGCTCGCTTGTGAATGACAAAGGGGTCAGAACTTCCACTACTACGGAATGTTATTGTAAAAGTTATTTGTGCAATGATTCCAATATTTCCAGGAGCCAAGTGGCTCTAACGGCTGTGATTCTCTCTATAATCTACTTTTCATAA
- the LOC138129521 gene encoding uncharacterized protein isoform X1 — MSAISDLLVLVLTFISCADAAIQCYKCTTTKPPLFSNETTRLCSEFDYSDKFVVDCPYSTFCMKRYFTAKIPGLINATERDCAHQKFETQNFKNGKWQPEVIIEEPYHEGCSLVNDKGVRTSTTTECYCKSYLCNDSNISRSQVALTAVILSIIYFS, encoded by the exons ATGAGTGCCATTTCGGATCTGTTAGTGCTGGTGTTGACAT TCATCTCATGCGCTGACGCGGCCATCCAGTGCTACAAGTGCACCACCACCAAACCTCCGCTCTTCAGCAACGAAACCACCCGTCTGTGTTCCGAATTCGACTACTCCGACAAATTCGTCGTCGACTGTCCTTACTCGACGTTCTGCATGAAGCGCTACTTCACAGCGAAAATTCCGGGATTGATAAACGCGACCGAGAGGGACTGCGCCCACCAAAAGTTCGAAACGCAGAATTTCAAGAACGGGAAGTGGCAACCGGAAGTCATAATCGAAGAGCCCTACCACGAGGGGTGCTCGCTTGTGAATGACAAAGGGGTCAGAACTTCCACTACTACGGAATGTTATTGTAAAAGTTATTTGTGCAATGATTCCAATATTTCCAGGAGCCAAGTGGCTCTAACGGCTGTGATTCTCTCTATAATCTACTTTTCATAA
- the Nipsnap gene encoding protein NipSnap, which translates to MANTLKLFQKFPSSLRSISTSAPKNDAWLSKIFVRKIEPTKESHSRMLSDKEIIYALQTHNFRPDSKISYLNTIKQTVDFIKAQNSLAAAVELVGSWTVNVGDQDQALHLWKFTGGYEKIDLYNDITSKSPDFHKITEDQGKLVRSRHLQYLLAFSYWPQIQLRKPKNVYEIRSYALKPGTMIEWGNNWARAINFRQNNDEAFAGFFSQIGRLYNVHHIWCYEDLDKRKETRECAWRSPGWDECVAYTVPLIREMHCRIMVPTDFSPTQ; encoded by the exons ATGGCCAACactttgaaattgtttcaaaaattcccATCGAGTCTCAG GAGCATTTCGACTTCGGCCCCGAAAAATGATGCATGGCTGTCGAAGATTTTTGTTCGGAAGATCGAACCCACCAAAGAATCACACAGTCGCATGTTGAGCGACAAAGAGATCATCTATGCTTTGCAGACCCACAATTTCAGACCGGACTCCAAAATTTCCTATTTGAACACAAT CAAGCAGACTGTCGATTTTATAAAAGCACAGAATTCTTTGGCGGCAGCAGTCGAGTTGGTGGGGTCGTGGACTGTGAACGTGGGGGATCAAGATCAAGCTCTCCACTTGTGGAAATTCACAGGGGGGTACGAGAAAATCGATTTGTACAATGACATCACAAGCAAGAGCCCT GATTTTCACAAAATCACAGAAGACCAAGGCAAATTGGTGCGATCGAGGCACTTGCAGTATTTGCTGGCGTTCAGCTACTGGCCTCAGATCCAGCTGAGAAAGCCGAAGAACGTTTACGAAATTCGCTCGTACGCGTTGAAACCTGGTACCATGATCGAATGGGGTAACAATTGGGCACGTGCGATTAATTTCAGACAGAACAACGATGAAGCTTTCGCTGGATTTTTCTCGCAGATCGGGCGACTGTACAACGTGCACCACATTTGGT GTTACGAGGACTTGGACAAGAGGAAGGAGACTCGCGAGTGCGCTTGGAGGTCACCCGGGTGGGACGAGTGTGTGGCGTACACGGTGCCATTGATCAGGGAAATGCACTGTAGGATCATGGTGCCGACTGATTTTTCTCCGACCCAATAG
- the Tao gene encoding serine/threonine-protein kinase Tao isoform X1 — protein sequence MAPVPRPGSLRDPEIAELFFKHDPEKIFEDLREIGHGSFGAVYYARCLLTKEIVAIKKMSYMGKQSLEKWQDILKEIRFLKQLKHPNTIEYKGCYLRENTAWLVMEYCLGSASDIIEVHKRPLMEDEIAAICEGVLLGLSYLHEFGRIHRDVKAGNILLTENGTVKLADFGSASIKCPANSFVGTPYWMAPEVILAMDEGQYDGKVDVWSLGITCIELAERKPPYFNMNAMAALYHIAQNEPPTLQSSEWSDIFKHFVEYCLQKSPANRPPSSMLLSHQFVTKSRSPNVLIDLIQRTKAAVRDLDNLNYRKMKKILMVDSCETESTIDVDDTPDEHAGGDSSKSNSVTSEHSVHSVGVSASSQSSSTNSLPAGIEDATTRRHRGCFNHVAAAVAMGDHGTNNFATIRTTSIVTKQQKEHMQEEMHEQMTGYKRMRREHQSALLKLEEKCKMEMESHKNQLDKEYEMLLQNFSKELEKLQAKHQQELERRLKQSTASEKKLMKDITSRQESDRKAFDAHRKKEYKANKERWKRELSQDDSTPKRQRDATLQTHKDNLKLVDAQDEQRLIRCQKEYLELEVRKFRRKKLLAYHNLEQDLLRQELNKRQQQLEQAHMMLLRHHEKTQELEYRQQKAVHALREEQVKNQHDTELANQAEYMKRSERELRKKHALEVKQQPKSLKQKEMMVRKQFRETCKVQTKQYKALKSQILANTPKDEQKAVIKKLKEEQRRKLALLGDQYEQSIAEMLQKQCLRLDESQESECTQMKERLHYELEILIAYQSKNKMQAQAQRDRERNELEERVAVRKSLLETKMNSETQRFLEERAERIRILHERQERDLEEFDEESVRQGFSALAIAEISRENYEDDGSLSGSMLSLAHSNSSTSFPPGSV from the exons ATGGCACCAGTCCCTAGACCAGGTAGCCTGAGGGATCCAGAAATTGCCGAATTGTTCTTCAAACATGATCCAGAGAAAATCTTCGAGGACCTCAGGGAGATCGGGCATGGTTCCTTTGGAGCTGTTTACTATGCCCGATGCCTTCTCACCAAAGAGATTGTTGCCATCAAAAAAATGTCCTATATGGGCAAACAAAGCTTGGAAAAGTGGCAGGATATCTTGAAAGAAATTCGGTTTCTGAAACAGCTTAAACATCCAAATACTATCGAATACAAGGGCTGTTATTTACGAGAGAATACAGCATGGTTGGTCATGGAATATTGTCTCGGATCAGCATCTGATATCATAGAAGTACACAAGAGACCACTGATGGAGGATGAAATTGCTGCCATATGTGAGGGGGTGCTTTTGGGCCTGAGCTACTTGCACGAATTCGGACGAATTCACAG AGACGTGAAAGCCGGTAATATCCTCCTTACGGAGAACGGCACTGTGAAATTAGCCGACTTCGGTAGCGCTTCGATCAAATGTCCCGCCAATTCCTTCGTCGGTACTCCGTACTGGATGGCCCCCGAGGTGATCTTGGCGATGGACGAGGGTCAGTACGACGGCAAGGTCGACGTCTGGTCGTTGGGCATCACTTGCATCGAACTGGCCGAGAGGAAACCACCCTACTTCAACATGAACGCGATGGCGGCCCTATATCATATTGCTCAAAACGAACCACCCACGTTGCAGTCTTCCGAATGGTCAGACATCTTCAAGCACTTCGTCGAATATTGTCTGCAG AAATCGCCAGCGAATCGGCCACCGTCATCGATGTTACTCAGTCATCAGTTCGTGACGAAGTCTCGGAGCCCGAACGTGTTGATCGATTTGATCCAGCGCACCAAAGCGGCGGTCAGAGACTTGGACAACCTGAATTacagaaaaatgaagaaaatactCATGGTGGACAGTTGCGAAACGGAAAGCACCATCGACGTCGACGACACACCCGACGAGCACGCCGGTGGGGACAGTTCGAAAAGTAATTCGGTCACGTCTGAACACAGCGTGCATTCTGTGGGGGTGTCGGCGAGTAGCCAATCCAGCAGTACCAACAGCCTTCCGGCAG GTATTGAAGATGCCACTACGAGACGACACAGAGGCTGTTTTAATCACGTCGCCGCCGCCGTCGCCATGGGTGATCACGGTACCAACAACTTCGCCACAATCAGGACCACAAGTATCGTTACCAAACAACAAAAAGAACACATGCAG GAAGAGATGCACGAGCAAATGACCGGTTACAAGAGGATGCGTCGAGAACACCAGAGCGCCCTCTTGAAACTCGAAGAGAAGTGCAAGATGGAAATGGAGAGTCACAAGAATCAACTAGACAAGGAATACGAAATGTTGCTCCAGAATTTCAGTAAAGAACTCGAGAAATTACAG GCGAAACACCAACAAGAACTGGAGAGGCGACTCAAGCAAAGTACTGCGAGCGAAAAGAAACTTATGAAAGACATCACTAGCCGACAGGAGTCGGATAGGAAAGCTTTCGATGCCCACAGGAAGAAAGAATACAAGGCGAACAAAGAAAGGTGGAAACGAGAGTTGTCGCAGGATGATTCGACACCGAAGCGTCAGCGAGACGCCACTCTACA GACGCATAAGGACAATTTGAAATTGGTAGACGCTCAAGACGAGCAGAGATTAATCAGATGCCAAAAAGAATATTTAGAGTTGGAAGTCAGGAAGTTTAgaagaaaaaaactgttagcCTATCATAATCTAGAACAGGACTTGTTGCGACAGGAATTGAATAAAAGACAACAACAACTAGAACAAGCTCACATGATGTTGTTGAGGCATCACGAGAAGACGCAGGAGTTGGAGTATAGACAACAGAAAGCGGTGCATGCGCTTAGAGAGGAACAG GTGAAGAATCAACACGACACCGAACTGGCGAATCAGGCCGAGTACATGAAACGTTCCGAACGCGAGCTGCGAAAGAAGCACGCTTTAGAAGTGAAGCAACAACCAAAGTCCCTAAAACAGAAAGAAATGATGGTGAGAAAACAGTTCCGAGAAACGTGCAAAGTCCAAACGAAACAGTACAAGGCTCTCAAATCCCAAATACTCGCAAACACACCCAAGGACGAACAGAAAGCGGTCATCAAGAAACTGAAAGAGGAACAAAGACGTAAACTGGCTCTGTTGGGCGACCAGTACGAACAGAGCATCGCCGAAATGCTGCAGAAACAGTGTCTGAGATTGGACGAGAGCCAAGAGAGCGAATGTACGCAGATGAAGGAGCGCCTCCACTACGAGTTGGAGATTTTGATCGCTTATCAGAGCAAGAACAAGATGCAAGCCCAAGCGCAACGGGACAGGGAGAGGAACGAACTGGAAGAGAGGGTGGCCGTGAGGAAGTCGTTGCTTGAGACTAAAATGAACTCTGAAACGCAGAGGTTTCTCGAGGAGAGGGCAGAGAGGATCAGGATTTTGCACGAGAGGCAAGAGAGGGATTTGGAAGAGTTCGATGAGGAGTCGGTGCGGCAAGGTTTCAG tGCTCTGGCGATAGCAGAGATATCACGTGAGAATTACGAAGACGACGGAAGTCTGTCGGGTTCGATGCTAAGTCTAGCTCATTCCAATAGCTCTACGAGCTTTCCTCCCGGTTCGGTGTAG
- the Tao gene encoding serine/threonine-protein kinase Tao isoform X2, whose protein sequence is MAPVPRPGSLRDPEIAELFFKHDPEKIFEDLREIGHGSFGAVYYARCLLTKEIVAIKKMSYMGKQSLEKWQDILKEIRFLKQLKHPNTIEYKGCYLRENTAWLVMEYCLGSASDIIEVHKRPLMEDEIAAICEGVLLGLSYLHEFGRIHRDVKAGNILLTENGTVKLADFGSASIKCPANSFVGTPYWMAPEVILAMDEGQYDGKVDVWSLGITCIELAERKPPYFNMNAMAALYHIAQNEPPTLQSSEWSDIFKHFVEYCLQKSPANRPPSSMLLSHQFVTKSRSPNVLIDLIQRTKAAVRDLDNLNYRKMKKILMVDSCETESTIDVDDTPDEHAGGDSSKSNSVTSEHSVHSVGVSASSQSSSTNSLPADATTRRHRGCFNHVAAAVAMGDHGTNNFATIRTTSIVTKQQKEHMQEEMHEQMTGYKRMRREHQSALLKLEEKCKMEMESHKNQLDKEYEMLLQNFSKELEKLQAKHQQELERRLKQSTASEKKLMKDITSRQESDRKAFDAHRKKEYKANKERWKRELSQDDSTPKRQRDATLQTHKDNLKLVDAQDEQRLIRCQKEYLELEVRKFRRKKLLAYHNLEQDLLRQELNKRQQQLEQAHMMLLRHHEKTQELEYRQQKAVHALREEQVKNQHDTELANQAEYMKRSERELRKKHALEVKQQPKSLKQKEMMVRKQFRETCKVQTKQYKALKSQILANTPKDEQKAVIKKLKEEQRRKLALLGDQYEQSIAEMLQKQCLRLDESQESECTQMKERLHYELEILIAYQSKNKMQAQAQRDRERNELEERVAVRKSLLETKMNSETQRFLEERAERIRILHERQERDLEEFDEESVRQGFSALAIAEISRENYEDDGSLSGSMLSLAHSNSSTSFPPGSV, encoded by the exons ATGGCACCAGTCCCTAGACCAGGTAGCCTGAGGGATCCAGAAATTGCCGAATTGTTCTTCAAACATGATCCAGAGAAAATCTTCGAGGACCTCAGGGAGATCGGGCATGGTTCCTTTGGAGCTGTTTACTATGCCCGATGCCTTCTCACCAAAGAGATTGTTGCCATCAAAAAAATGTCCTATATGGGCAAACAAAGCTTGGAAAAGTGGCAGGATATCTTGAAAGAAATTCGGTTTCTGAAACAGCTTAAACATCCAAATACTATCGAATACAAGGGCTGTTATTTACGAGAGAATACAGCATGGTTGGTCATGGAATATTGTCTCGGATCAGCATCTGATATCATAGAAGTACACAAGAGACCACTGATGGAGGATGAAATTGCTGCCATATGTGAGGGGGTGCTTTTGGGCCTGAGCTACTTGCACGAATTCGGACGAATTCACAG AGACGTGAAAGCCGGTAATATCCTCCTTACGGAGAACGGCACTGTGAAATTAGCCGACTTCGGTAGCGCTTCGATCAAATGTCCCGCCAATTCCTTCGTCGGTACTCCGTACTGGATGGCCCCCGAGGTGATCTTGGCGATGGACGAGGGTCAGTACGACGGCAAGGTCGACGTCTGGTCGTTGGGCATCACTTGCATCGAACTGGCCGAGAGGAAACCACCCTACTTCAACATGAACGCGATGGCGGCCCTATATCATATTGCTCAAAACGAACCACCCACGTTGCAGTCTTCCGAATGGTCAGACATCTTCAAGCACTTCGTCGAATATTGTCTGCAG AAATCGCCAGCGAATCGGCCACCGTCATCGATGTTACTCAGTCATCAGTTCGTGACGAAGTCTCGGAGCCCGAACGTGTTGATCGATTTGATCCAGCGCACCAAAGCGGCGGTCAGAGACTTGGACAACCTGAATTacagaaaaatgaagaaaatactCATGGTGGACAGTTGCGAAACGGAAAGCACCATCGACGTCGACGACACACCCGACGAGCACGCCGGTGGGGACAGTTCGAAAAGTAATTCGGTCACGTCTGAACACAGCGTGCATTCTGTGGGGGTGTCGGCGAGTAGCCAATCCAGCAGTACCAACAGCCTTCCGGCAG ATGCCACTACGAGACGACACAGAGGCTGTTTTAATCACGTCGCCGCCGCCGTCGCCATGGGTGATCACGGTACCAACAACTTCGCCACAATCAGGACCACAAGTATCGTTACCAAACAACAAAAAGAACACATGCAG GAAGAGATGCACGAGCAAATGACCGGTTACAAGAGGATGCGTCGAGAACACCAGAGCGCCCTCTTGAAACTCGAAGAGAAGTGCAAGATGGAAATGGAGAGTCACAAGAATCAACTAGACAAGGAATACGAAATGTTGCTCCAGAATTTCAGTAAAGAACTCGAGAAATTACAG GCGAAACACCAACAAGAACTGGAGAGGCGACTCAAGCAAAGTACTGCGAGCGAAAAGAAACTTATGAAAGACATCACTAGCCGACAGGAGTCGGATAGGAAAGCTTTCGATGCCCACAGGAAGAAAGAATACAAGGCGAACAAAGAAAGGTGGAAACGAGAGTTGTCGCAGGATGATTCGACACCGAAGCGTCAGCGAGACGCCACTCTACA GACGCATAAGGACAATTTGAAATTGGTAGACGCTCAAGACGAGCAGAGATTAATCAGATGCCAAAAAGAATATTTAGAGTTGGAAGTCAGGAAGTTTAgaagaaaaaaactgttagcCTATCATAATCTAGAACAGGACTTGTTGCGACAGGAATTGAATAAAAGACAACAACAACTAGAACAAGCTCACATGATGTTGTTGAGGCATCACGAGAAGACGCAGGAGTTGGAGTATAGACAACAGAAAGCGGTGCATGCGCTTAGAGAGGAACAG GTGAAGAATCAACACGACACCGAACTGGCGAATCAGGCCGAGTACATGAAACGTTCCGAACGCGAGCTGCGAAAGAAGCACGCTTTAGAAGTGAAGCAACAACCAAAGTCCCTAAAACAGAAAGAAATGATGGTGAGAAAACAGTTCCGAGAAACGTGCAAAGTCCAAACGAAACAGTACAAGGCTCTCAAATCCCAAATACTCGCAAACACACCCAAGGACGAACAGAAAGCGGTCATCAAGAAACTGAAAGAGGAACAAAGACGTAAACTGGCTCTGTTGGGCGACCAGTACGAACAGAGCATCGCCGAAATGCTGCAGAAACAGTGTCTGAGATTGGACGAGAGCCAAGAGAGCGAATGTACGCAGATGAAGGAGCGCCTCCACTACGAGTTGGAGATTTTGATCGCTTATCAGAGCAAGAACAAGATGCAAGCCCAAGCGCAACGGGACAGGGAGAGGAACGAACTGGAAGAGAGGGTGGCCGTGAGGAAGTCGTTGCTTGAGACTAAAATGAACTCTGAAACGCAGAGGTTTCTCGAGGAGAGGGCAGAGAGGATCAGGATTTTGCACGAGAGGCAAGAGAGGGATTTGGAAGAGTTCGATGAGGAGTCGGTGCGGCAAGGTTTCAG tGCTCTGGCGATAGCAGAGATATCACGTGAGAATTACGAAGACGACGGAAGTCTGTCGGGTTCGATGCTAAGTCTAGCTCATTCCAATAGCTCTACGAGCTTTCCTCCCGGTTCGGTGTAG
- the LOC138129511 gene encoding facilitated trehalose transporter Tret1-2 homolog isoform X1 produces MDKTERNQLKLEENVLNNSDLILNVEKPVSSVPWKDSLKQILACCIAHSLVIQAGINMSFSAILLPQLDEKKSSIHISKSEASWIASIVAIALPLGSFIIGPLMDKFGRKKLCICTTIPFAVSWIMHASAKNVWHLYLARIIAGFSGGLTTVALVYVSEVTHPNYRTMLLSLNSVFVSFGILFTCVLGLWFRWRVMAIINCFCVLITLVMLWFIPESPQWEIVFKNDSTAAAKSLKWLYSDQKIFENQYERLLDTTSRKRRRSSIKGTDEESTRLLKIKKELSIYKEPIVYKPFCILLIIFVFQQLSCGYVIIFYAVDLFREIGGHFEKGLDEFVALVLLGSIRFIMAIISALISKRVGRRPLFFISGLGMCLTSLVAGVYMYFTVMPPDELAKLSIQKDKTDNIALYCVLGYVCFSSLGYLVIPWTLIGELLPVKVRGVLGGVMISIAYILMFFTVKIFPFVLDLIKIQCVFYVMSLVNVCGVIFIFFFLPETLGKTFNDIEGYFKREG; encoded by the exons atggatAAGACAGAACGAAACCAACTTAAGTTAGAGGAAAATGTATTGAACAAtagtgacttaattttgaacgTCGAAAAACCGGTTTCTTCAGTACCTTGGAAAGACTCCCTAAAACAG ATTCTAGCATGTTGTATTGCGCACAGTCTTGTGATCCAAGCGGGGATCAACATGTCGTTCAGCGCCATTTTGCTTCCGCAACTCGACGAGAAAAAGAGCAGCATTCACATATCCAAATCGGAAGCGTCGTGGATTG cGAGTATTGTTGCTATTGCGCTTCCCTTAGGCTCTTTCATTATTGGACCTCTGATGGATAAATTTGGGAGGAAAAAATTGTGCATTTGTACCACTATCCCGTTTGCAGTTTCTTGGATAATGCATGCCTCAGCTAAAAATGTGTGGCACTTGTATCTTGCCAGAATTATAGCAGGTTTTAGTGGCGGCCTGACTACCGTAGCTCTAGTCTATGTGAGCGAAGTGACTCATCCTAATTACAGGACGATGCTACTGAGTCTCAACAGCGTATTTGTGTcgtttggaattttatttacttgcgTATTAG gATTATGGTTCAGGTGGCGCGTTATGGCCATAATCAATTGTTTTTGTGTTCTCATTACTCTAGTTATGTTATGGTTTATACCAGAAAGTCCTCAGTgggaaattgtttttaaaaatgattcaaCTGCTGCAGCTAAATCACTCAAGTGGCTTTACAGTGATCAGAAA atttttgaaaatcagTACGAAAGATTGCTCGATACCACGAGTAGAAAACGGAGAAGATCCAGTATAAAAGGAACCGATGAAGAATCTACTAgacttttaaaaatcaaaaaggaaTTAAGTATTTACAAGGAACCGATTGTCTACAAACCGTTTTGTATCCTGCTCATCATTTTCGTGTTTCAACAGCTGTCTTGTGGTTACGTCATAATTTTCTATGCTGTTGACTTGTTTAGAGAAATCGGGGGTCATTTCGAAAAGGGACTGGATGAATTTGTCGCTCTAGTCCTGTTGGGGTCTATAAGATTTATTATGGCAATTATATCAGCATTAATATCAAAAAGAGTAGGACGAAGAcctttgtttttcatttctggTCTAGGCATGTGCCTTACGAGCCTAGTAGCAGGAGTGTACATGTATTTCACTGTGATGCCACCAGACGAATTAGCAAAATTAAGCATACAGAAAGATAAAACTGATAATATAGCCCTGTACTGTGTTCTAGGGTACGTTTGTTTCAGTTCGTTGGGTTATTTGGTGATTCCCTGGACACTGATCGGAGAATTGCTTCCGGTGAAGGTCAGGGGCGTTTTGGGCGGCGTTATGATTTCGATCGCTtacattttgatgtttttcaCCGTCAAAATATTCCCGTTTGTTTTGGacttaatcaaaattcaatgcgTGTTTTACGTTATGTCTTTGGTAAATGTATGCGGCGTGATTTTTATATTCTTTTTTCTACCAGAAACGTTAGGAAAAACTTTCAACGATATCGAAGGCTACTTCAAACGAGAAGGTTAG
- the LOC138129511 gene encoding facilitated trehalose transporter Tret1-like isoform X2 — protein MSFSAILLPQLDEKKSSIHISKSEASWIASIVAIALPLGSFIIGPLMDKFGRKKLCICTTIPFAVSWIMHASAKNVWHLYLARIIAGFSGGLTTVALVYVSEVTHPNYRTMLLSLNSVFVSFGILFTCVLGLWFRWRVMAIINCFCVLITLVMLWFIPESPQWEIVFKNDSTAAAKSLKWLYSDQKIFENQYERLLDTTSRKRRRSSIKGTDEESTRLLKIKKELSIYKEPIVYKPFCILLIIFVFQQLSCGYVIIFYAVDLFREIGGHFEKGLDEFVALVLLGSIRFIMAIISALISKRVGRRPLFFISGLGMCLTSLVAGVYMYFTVMPPDELAKLSIQKDKTDNIALYCVLGYVCFSSLGYLVIPWTLIGELLPVKVRGVLGGVMISIAYILMFFTVKIFPFVLDLIKIQCVFYVMSLVNVCGVIFIFFFLPETLGKTFNDIEGYFKREG, from the exons ATGTCGTTCAGCGCCATTTTGCTTCCGCAACTCGACGAGAAAAAGAGCAGCATTCACATATCCAAATCGGAAGCGTCGTGGATTG cGAGTATTGTTGCTATTGCGCTTCCCTTAGGCTCTTTCATTATTGGACCTCTGATGGATAAATTTGGGAGGAAAAAATTGTGCATTTGTACCACTATCCCGTTTGCAGTTTCTTGGATAATGCATGCCTCAGCTAAAAATGTGTGGCACTTGTATCTTGCCAGAATTATAGCAGGTTTTAGTGGCGGCCTGACTACCGTAGCTCTAGTCTATGTGAGCGAAGTGACTCATCCTAATTACAGGACGATGCTACTGAGTCTCAACAGCGTATTTGTGTcgtttggaattttatttacttgcgTATTAG gATTATGGTTCAGGTGGCGCGTTATGGCCATAATCAATTGTTTTTGTGTTCTCATTACTCTAGTTATGTTATGGTTTATACCAGAAAGTCCTCAGTgggaaattgtttttaaaaatgattcaaCTGCTGCAGCTAAATCACTCAAGTGGCTTTACAGTGATCAGAAA atttttgaaaatcagTACGAAAGATTGCTCGATACCACGAGTAGAAAACGGAGAAGATCCAGTATAAAAGGAACCGATGAAGAATCTACTAgacttttaaaaatcaaaaaggaaTTAAGTATTTACAAGGAACCGATTGTCTACAAACCGTTTTGTATCCTGCTCATCATTTTCGTGTTTCAACAGCTGTCTTGTGGTTACGTCATAATTTTCTATGCTGTTGACTTGTTTAGAGAAATCGGGGGTCATTTCGAAAAGGGACTGGATGAATTTGTCGCTCTAGTCCTGTTGGGGTCTATAAGATTTATTATGGCAATTATATCAGCATTAATATCAAAAAGAGTAGGACGAAGAcctttgtttttcatttctggTCTAGGCATGTGCCTTACGAGCCTAGTAGCAGGAGTGTACATGTATTTCACTGTGATGCCACCAGACGAATTAGCAAAATTAAGCATACAGAAAGATAAAACTGATAATATAGCCCTGTACTGTGTTCTAGGGTACGTTTGTTTCAGTTCGTTGGGTTATTTGGTGATTCCCTGGACACTGATCGGAGAATTGCTTCCGGTGAAGGTCAGGGGCGTTTTGGGCGGCGTTATGATTTCGATCGCTtacattttgatgtttttcaCCGTCAAAATATTCCCGTTTGTTTTGGacttaatcaaaattcaatgcgTGTTTTACGTTATGTCTTTGGTAAATGTATGCGGCGTGATTTTTATATTCTTTTTTCTACCAGAAACGTTAGGAAAAACTTTCAACGATATCGAAGGCTACTTCAAACGAGAAGGTTAG